The Triticum urartu cultivar G1812 chromosome 5, Tu2.1, whole genome shotgun sequence genome contains the following window.
CGCCACATGCCCACATTGTTCATTCGCTTCTGATCAGATTAGAAAAAAACATGGCCAGAACACGTGGAAAGGAAAGAGAAAAATGCTCTTTGGCCGCGGAAATTTCATGTCCGTTACTTTGTTGCGCGCCCTGTTCCACCCGTCCGATTGATGGCTCAGTTCACTTTAACAATATATATAGGACGTGTCACGTGTGACCGAAAATGTCGTCGAGAAAAAGGCAAGGAGCAGCTGGTGAAGGAAAAAGGGAAGGCCAGGGGCAGGAAAATGACACAAGGAAAGGGAAAACTGCACACCGGCACACGGTATGCAAATGCAACCCCTCTAATATTTCCTTTGAAGGCCCTCCGTCCTATAATATAGGACGTTTTTGCAAGCTAGCATagcttatattgtgggacggagggagtaataaagAGGAGATCTTTCGATGCTTGCATGTATGAACGTTTTTTTTGAGAGAGATGATGATGCTAGATATTGCccgcaaaaataaataaatagaggACATCGACCAACAAGTCAGCATGTGCCACTTGGCAGCAATTCCATGCCCTGCACAAAGATAAAGATAAAAATATTATCTCCGTCCCTAATTAGTtatcttagatttgtctagatacgagatatacatccgtatctagaaaATTTTATCTAAGACAactaattcggaacggagggagtagtacactAGTAGTACTGTTCTTGATACTAATAGCACAGAAGCAAGTACGTTTGTTTCCTGATGGAGAAATTTGTACTAGGTTACGTAGTTTCTCTGAAAAACTCAAAAACATAGTTTCTCTGTCTGTTTCAATTACGGAGATTTTCGTGTGGCTGTCAGCTGCGACAGGAGAAATCCCTAGGACGCACGAACCACCGGCGATATACTAGTACGATGCATGCaacggcgagggcgagggcgagggctaGGGCGAGGCGGGTGGCCTGGCCTGGCCGGCGTGAGCTGAGTGGCATAGCAGTGCGCCGCGTACCTGGTAAGCGGAGGAGCCGGTGCCGAAGACGAACCCTTGGGGGAAGTCGCCTTTGGTGATGGCCGCGGCGGCGGCCCCTTGAGACGCGACGGCGAGTAGGAGGAGAAGGACGCAGGAGatcgccctcgtcgccggcgtccGGCCGGCTGTCCTCATCGCCTATATATAGACAGCTGCTGCTAGCTCTGTCGTCGATTCACCGGCACTGCGCGCTGTCTCGGCGGTGGTGGTGGGTGATGAACTGATGTTGGGTGATGGTCTCTTTATATGCCGTTCCCGGTGCTCTGCGGCCGCTAAGGCTTGGGAATGGCATGGCTGCGAGTGCGTGTGTATGTGTGGTATAGGACTGGCGTCAGCGTCGTGGTCGGCCGTCGGAAAAAAAGGAATCTGGCCTCCTGACCGGTGACCTCGCCGGACCGGCTGCGTGTAACGCCAGACAGAGTGGACGGAGCCGCACGCAAGCGAGCAGCGAGAGCCGCTCTGTGGGGGCTAGGCCCACCACGTCGGCTGACCACCGCTCTCGGCCACGTCGACCCACTGATCCTGCGACTTCCAAGCCTAGCGGTGCAGCTGTACCTGTACTCGACTGAAAAAGTCCCAGATACACAGGCTACTTTTTTAGTGAACTGCTTTTGTTTAATTAAGGAAAATTGCACAGGAAGCCGACATCAGGTCCCCATCTTTCTCTTTTGTCGAGATGAATCCAATCATGGATTCCAAATCGGAGACATTTCACCCATACCCACGCACAGCAGATGTGTCACCTGTTTTCTCTCCCCTCCCATGTCTCTAATACGGCAGCAGCATTTTCTCGAGCACCTTGAGTGCGTTCGCCAACGACAACCTGCCTGAGCTCGAGGCCGGCCATCACCCGCTGGTGGTGGCCGCACCACGGCCACGGCCACCGCCGCGCTAGGACCGATGTTATTTTATAGAGCGCCACCCCGCCGGGATGAGTTTTTTTTTGTTCGACAAATCTGTCTGACCCTTTCGTGATAGTTCAACCACATACAGTTTCTGTTCTAAACCACTCCCAGTGTTGGAATCTGGCCTACAGGTCGACTCCAGAGCGTCCCTCCCAATGTCGGGCTCCATTCTCTTCCGCACTGAAGCCGTTTCCCTTTCTGGCAAGATGATAGTGGCAACAGACCTGCCAAGTTTGGCTTTAGCGCTCTTATATTTCttgacagagggagtactattgAATGAAAAATGAGATTTTGCAGCATTGCAGGTTCTATTTAAATGCAGGTACGTGATTTCGATCTCGAACTGCTGACTAGATCCAACATCTTGTATATCGACATATTACTATTTTCCGCATATACATGAATACATCAGCATAGACATACGTATATATTAGGATCAACCCAATCCAAAGAAGCAGAGACCTATATATGAACCCTACTGCCCAAGCAAAATTCAATTTCCATCCAAAAACAACACCCCACCATCCTCCCAGTCCCAGGCTTATTCGTACATTCTCCTCTTCGTGGGCTACAGAATCTTCAAGTGTGCCAAATCACTGCGAATAGGCCTGGCCGGGCAGAGCCACCGGCCTGAGCTCGCCGCCACGGAGGAAGCTGGTGAACCACTTGGCGGAGTGCCTCTGGTACCTCGTCCTCTCCTCGGAGTTGAAGTCGACGCCGTAGAGACCGAAGCCCATGCGGTAGCCGAACAAATACTCGAACACGTCCAGAAACGACCACACGAAGTAGCCCTGCACGTTCGACCCGTTCCTGATCACCCAGCAACAGAGAGGAGAATGGTCAGATAGCTGTGTCAATATGTTTCGGGTGTCATGTCACTCTTGTACTAAGATGAATGTGTTGGTACCTGCTGGATTGGAGGGTCGCCTCGATGTAATCCTGCAGGTACTGCGACCTGAACTCGTCGTCGGGGGCGTTCCCAGCAGAAGGATCCGCAATGCTAGCAGCTCCTGATAATTAAATATGAACATTGAAGACATGATATTTCAGGTTGATGATTCCTTGGGATCACGATGTTTTAGGGTAGCTGAAACTTCTGTTTTAGTAGAATTTACCGTTCTCATGGATCATGACTATAGGGTTCTTGTATTTGAGCTGGAGATGCTccagcattttcttcagagcccaCGGTGTCGATGTCATGAAATCGCTTTTCAACCCAAACAGGAGCTGTTACAGTTTAATTTTAGCCACACAGACACACATATGATTTAGTTATGTTGGGAACAAAGTTCATTTCCCAACTAAATTGATTATTAGGGATGAAATGCATTGTATCGTCAAATACCTGGTTCTTCTTCAAAAATGGCACTGCAAGAATACATTTGCAGAGGAGTTAGGTTAATTCATTTCTCTCATTGCACTACTGTGGCATATATAACACATGACAAGACTAGGTTATTAGAATGCTTACTGTCATATTGCACTGCTGCATCACCCATGTAATCTCTCAGCTCATCATCCAGCTTGCTAAGATCAGCCTTCACATATACCGCAATGTAGTGGTTAAATCCGACAAAATCAAAAGATCCGAGCACTCTCTTCAGTTCTTCGCCGGTGAATGATGGTAGCCTGGACCCAACATTCTTCCTCATCACCGGGGGGTAATCTCCGTGGACCAACGGATGCATATACCTGTGCCATGATCACATTATCTTTAGCTGTTGTTACACTCAAATTATAGCCGTTTCTATGAAACTTGATGTCTAGAGGAGAACAGACCATCCAACATGGAAGTCATTCATCCTTTCAGCTGCTGCTATATCCTCAGGTGTTTGTGTCGCAGGCTCGTACCACCAACCGAGCAATGTGAGTCCAATTTTGCCTCCTTGCTTGGCCTGATTGTCAAGAAATAGAAGGGAATATTACACCTGTGAGAATGGCTATCCCAAATGAACAGTTGGTTCAGTAAAAGGTGGCATTCGTTCCTAACCTGGTACTTCTCTTTATACAGGGACGCTGCTGAGGCATGTGCAAGCAGAAGATGGTGAGCTACTATGTATGGCTCTGTGGTAGAGTTGCCGTTGTCGCAACTGAGGGCGCCGAATGGGAATGAGCATCGCCGTGGTGGGAGGATACCCTGATCATATCCGCCAATCGGCTCTATGTTTGGCTCATTGACAGTGCTCCAGTACTTCACCCTGTCGCCAAAGTTCTTGAAGCACACTTCTGCATACGCCGTGTAGTCATCTCTGCAACCATGTGACATAAGGCAGAATGCAACATTATTTCTTCATCTCTTCATGCAATGGCACTTGCGGTAATGATGTTAATTAGTGGGGCAAGAAGAAAGTACATGAATTTGCGACTAAGCATCCCGTTGTATTCGTCTTGAAGAGCCTGAGGGAAGTCGAAATGATATATCGTGACATGAGGCTGAATTCCTGCATGAAGCAGAGAAAGATGCATGAGTTACTCGTGTGCAGCTGGGCATCTGAAAATTCTTGAATTTTTATTCTTCAGATAAGGATTCAGTCTGCCAAGGATTAAATACCATGAGCCAAGAGTTCATCGATAAGATTGTTGTAGTACTCCAGTCCCTTTGGATTGACAGCTCCACGGCCATCTTCATGGATTGCAAACAAAAGTCAGTGAAGTGCCTAGCCAACTTTTCTGGAACACATTATTCAGCAAGTGTATAGGACAAATGGTTGTACTACGACTGTCGGTATGGCCTTACCGGGAATAAGGCGAGGCCAAGCAATGGAAAATCTGTATGCGTCGACGCCCATGTCACTCAAAAGCTTTACATCTTCCTGTTGTCAAACACAAAATCAGCTGTAAGATTTAACACGAACTTCTTGGTTTGACAAATCATCCATTTAACATCACTTGGTCTCACAAACTGACCTTGTACTTATGGTATTGATCTGCAGTCACATCAGCATTCGATCCATCGACGGAATGGCCTGCGCATGTTAGAAACTCCACGTTATATTATAATTCACAATAGGAGAATGCATGGCAGATTCGGACGCGCACAGGTCATGGGGAAAGTAGAAGTAACCTGAGTGTGTGAACGTGTCCCAGATGCTGGGTTTTCTTCCGTCCTCTGCGACCGCACCTTCGATCTGGAAAAATCAGCCGAATATTCAGGTCAGCAGAGTATTCCATACAATACAACAAATAATGAGTGTGATCTGAATTGAGAAGTTTCGGGCTATTTATTATTTTTACTTCTATTTTTTGCGAAAGGGGTTTCAGGCTATTTGTGGTTCCAATTCTACCGAACATCACTACCTATCTGCAGCTTTCGCCGATCAAAGGCACATTACTTTTTTCCGCTccagccaaagcagaagaagcggCAAAGGAGGAGAAATTAAAACCCCAGTGACGTGACGTGACCTGAAATCGACGAGAGGAAGTGGCGAGAAGGCGACACCCGGCCTGGTAGGTTGTTTTCTGAAGACATGACGCTGGTTTTACTTGCTTATTGTTACGTACTCCACTATGGAACGAAACGAAGAGGTCGTCGTCGGAAACAAGAGGATCTAGCTAGCATCGGTGGCCAAGCAATGGACGCAAGAGCTGTGACGCCCTGCTTGCGAGTGGTTGCTAACATGGGTTTATGCTAAGGAGTAAAAGCATGTCCCAGTCAGTGACGGACCCTGAATTTAAGCAGGTGTTTAAGGTTATTTAAGCTGCCGCGCCTTTCGTCTGTCGAGCTTCAGCTACTACTGTTGCATTGATCGCCACATTACTTATTGAACGCTTCAGATCATTAAGAGAAAAAAACATGGCGGGAAGGGGCGAGAACACGTGGAAGGAAGGAAGAACCGAAGAAGAGAAGACCCTTTGGCGCCAGAAATTCCCTGTCCATGCGCGTCCTATTCCATCCATCCGTGTGAAGGATGGCACGGTGTGTTGAGTTTCTTTCGATGGGATGCGTAACGCGTGACGGATGAAAAGGACGAAGGAGAAGGGTAGGAAGGGGCAGGAGGACGGTGGCTGTAGGCTGTAGCTTGGAGCCATGGAGGCGACAAAAATCAGAGGCCAGTGAAgcaaaagaaacaaagaaaaatgCACAGATATTTCTTTGTATGCGTCGCGGGTGAAGTCTCGCTTTCTTATGTATAGAGCATATACTGTATTTCTTTGTATGGAAGATGTGGTTTTGAGTTGAGTGGTGCTGCTAGGATGCCGACGACCAAGctgtcatgtactccctccgttcctaaatataagtctttttaaacattttaaataaACTACAACATATTTCAAATGAACTACAACATATTTTAAAGTATAGATTAACTCATTTTGTGTTGTATGTAGTCCATGCTAGAATCTccacaaagacttatatttaggaacggagggagtgcTACTTGGTGCCATGCCCTGCATGATCGGTGGTGCCACGCATGCACAGCCACCAGCCAATGAACGTGTTGATAGCCTCGTGGGAGGAGAGCAAGTGGTGGTGGGGGTTTTTTTTTTTGCCACTGGTGGTGGTTAATTATTTTAACTTGGGAGTTTGCAGCAGCAGGGATCGGATGGCATCTTAAACGAAAAGCTACTCTACTGGTTTGAGCTTCATAGGTAGGGACCAGGGAGTAATAAACTGTTTTGTTTAGGGAGGGAGTAATAAACTGTTGCGTATCGTAGAGTACTGTACGTACGTAATAAAAACTGCTCTTGAAATGGCACTGTCGTGCGCCCTGGCCCATCCTCACTTGTTTAAAAAGGACGGGCGTCACGTGTGGCCCAAAGTCTCGCGggagtttttttctttttctttttagggGGTCTCGTGGGAGGTAGACGATCGAAAGCGGAAAGCCAGGACAGTAACTGAAACATTTCCGTTCCGTGTAGTATGCACGTGTGGTCGAGTAAGTGGTGCGGATTGATCGGCGACTACAGCAGCCCGAGCAGAGCAGGCGTCGGTGGTGATGCTAGCTAGGATCATGGTTTTTCGCTTTGAGTGAGATTTCATCAATGAAATTCACTGGGTTTCAGCAGGCGCTTAAATATTTAAGTTTTAACCAAAATATTTTGGGAGTacctagaactcatctagatgagatataatttggtctcattcaccTGGAAAACAAGAACAGATACAACTCACATCAACACACACAtcttatagcatcacatccaatggctataaaaggtGAATGCAACCAAATTAtgtctcatctagatgagttctagcaaaactgaaATATTTCAGTAATACACAGGAATTTAAATGTTTGTCAAAAATTTAAATACTTAATTGAATCCAGGCTAATATTTCGACCTTTTGGTTGAAATGCAAACCGAAATCACTGAATTTCGGTGATTTCAGTTGGTGCTGAAATTTTTTCTGGAACTAAGATTGAAATTCATGGCTAGGATAGCGACGAACACGGACACACGTCGTCGCACTGCACTTGGCAGCCCTGCACCAANNNNNNNNNNNNNNNNNNNNNNNNNNNNNNNNNNNNNNNNNNNNNNNNNNNNNNNNNNNNNNNNNNNNNNNNNNNNNNNNNNNNNNNNNNNNNNNNNNNNNNNNNNNNNNNNNNNNNNNNNNNNNNNNNCNNNNNNNNNNNNNNNNNNNNNNNNNNNNNNNNNNNNNNNNNNNNNNNNNNNNNNNNNNNNNNNNNNNNNNNNNNNNNNNNNNNNNNNNNNNNNNNNNNNNNNNNNNNNNNNNNNNNNNNNNNNNNNNNNNNNNNNNNNNNNNNNNNNNNNNNNNNNNNNNNNNNNNNNNNNNNNNNNNNNNNNNNNNNNNNNNNNNNNNNNNNNNNNNNNNNNNNNNNNNNNNNNNNNNNNNNNNNNNNNNNNNNNNNNNNNNNNNNNNNNNNNNNNNNNNNNNNNNNNNNNNNNNNNNNNNNNNNNNNNNNNNNNNNNNNNNNNNNNNNNNNNNNNNNNNNNNNNNNNNNNNNNNNNNNNNNNNNNNNNNNNNNNNNNNNNNNNNNNNNNNNNNNNNNNNNNNNNNNNNNNNNNNNNNNNNNNNNNNNNNNNNNNNNNNNNNNNNNNNNNNNNNNNNNNNNNNNNNNNNNNNNNNNNNNNNNNNNNNNNNNNNNNNNNNNNNNNNNNNNNNNNNNNNNNNNNNNNNNNNNNNNNNNNNNNNNNNNNNNNNNNNNNNNNNNNNNNNNNNNNNNNNNNNNNNNNNNNNNNNNNNNNNNNNNNNNNNNNNNNNNNNNNNNNNNNNNNNNNNNNNNNNNNNNNNNNNNNNNNNNNNNNNNNNNNNNNNNNNNNNNNNNNNNNNNNNNNNNNNNNNNNNNNNNNNNNNNNNNNNNNNNNNNNNNNNNNNNNNNNNNNNNNNNNNNNNNNNNNNNNNNNNNNNNNNNNNNNNNNNNNNNNNNNNNNNNNNNNNNNNN
Protein-coding sequences here:
- the LOC125510002 gene encoding beta-glucosidase 31-like; the protein is MGVDAYRFSIAWPRLIPDGRGAVNPKGLEYYNNLIDELLAHGIQPHVTIYHFDFPQALQDEYNGMLSRKFIDDYTAYAEVCFKNFGDRVKYWSTVNEPNIEPIGGYDQGILPPRRCSFPFGALSCDNGNSTTEPYIVAHHLLLAHASAASLYKEKYQAKQGGKIGLTLLGWWYEPATQTPEDIAAAERMNDFHVGWYMHPLVHGDYPPVMRKNVGSRLPSFTGEELKRVLGSFDFVGFNHYIAVYVKADLSKLDDELRDYMGDAAVQYDMPFLKKNQLLFGLKSDFMTSTPWALKKMLEHLQLKYKNPIVMIHENGAASIADPSAGNAPDDEFRSQYLQDYIEATLQSSRNGSNVQGYFVWSFLDVFEYLFGYRMGFGLYGVDFNSEERTRYQRHSAKWFTSFLRGGELRPVALPGQAYSQ